TCCTCGATACCCGGCACGAACTCCCGCACCTCGGCGAAGAACGGCGGGAAGCGCGGCCCCCGCCAGGCGGTCGCGCGCGGAGGTCCAGGTGATGCGGAGGACGTGCGACTCCGGCTCTTCCGGGCACCGGCTCAGTTCGAAGTCCCGGCACTCCGGGGCCGCCGCCAGGTGGACCGCCTGGCGGTGGACGTCATCGGCACCAAGTGGGCCGTGGTGGTGCTGGCCCGCCTCAAGGAGGCGCCGCACCGCTACGGCGAGCTGCGCCGGCGGGTGCCCGGCATCACCGAGAAGGTGCTGACGACCAGGTTGCGCGAACTGGAGGCGGCCGGATTGGTCGAGCG
This portion of the Saccharothrix syringae genome encodes:
- a CDS encoding winged helix-turn-helix transcriptional regulator — translated: MRLRLFRAPAQFEVPALRGRRQVDRLAVDVIGTKWAVVVLARLKEAPHRYGELRRRVPGITEKVLTTRLRELEAAGLVERTATDEVPPAVTYRLTGEGRELAPALQVLHDRGRRRADREGVVIEPTP